The DNA window GTCGTCTCTGTTATCACGGACTCTAGCTCTCTGGAACTGTCAGCCACATACACTGTCTCTTCCTTAAGTGGCTTTTGTCCATGGTATTTTATCTCAGTGTCAGAAAGTAATGAATACAGAGACTCAGAGAGAGTACCTGGCTCCTCTTGGTTAAGGGATTTCTTCCCTCTGGCCCTTGGCCTCAGTCAGGCTGCAAGCTCTGCTCCCTGAGTTCCAGCCTTGCAATCTGGAGTTAAGAGTCACCTCCTGGGTCTGCACTGGCCTTGCCTTACACAAATTCAGTGTCATGGTGgtgctctcttgttcttcctcacTGTCAGGTCCCCATAGTAATGGGGACATTCCCCTATattccatatattttattttcccctgACTGCACTATCCAACATCCTCCATTGGAAAAGTCAAAGAAACAGTTTAAATACCCCCGTGGTCATCCATCAGACGTAGATCTTTGGATGAGTTGAGTAGGCCATGCCTACTTACTCCAGGCCCCCTGGCTTGCTTCCTGCCTTCACTCCTCACAGTCTTAGCAAACACATTCTCTATTGCAAAACATGTTCTGTCCATCTGGGTTGCTGGCTGTGCTAAGTACCAGGCTAATACTGACTTCTAGGTTGCCTCATGTCTACGTGtttccaaaaccaaaccaagcaaaacaaaaacaaaaaaatctcataGGCACTGATCATTATACAATAAACACGTTCTTTATCTAGACTATAAATGCTATGAGGCTTACCCATCAGAGGGCCCTGAAACAGGTCCCCTCCTCAGACACAAGATATAGGACTCTCAATTCATTGTTGCTCACATGCTGGGTGTTAGCTATGAAGAATAACATGTCTCTTTTTCCTGGCAGTAATCCTGTGGACTAAACATACTATTTAGAATTACAAAGTGTCTTGCTAATCTTTTCTCTGAGAAATATCTAAATCAAATTCACTGCcacctctgtaactccaggatgCAGCCATGCCTGGCTGCCCAcaaccctctccccttccctctgctttctcCCCTCCTGTCTATTTTGAGTGATCATCTCCTTATCAGAGGTTCTTCTCCCAGGTATCTAAGCATGGCAGAGGTACTTCCTGTGCCATGTGGCTCTCTGGGGACAGTCCCTTGGAACCTGAACTACAATGACTATTCCATGCGATGTCCTAGCCATTTCTGCTACAGATGCCCACAGGCTCTCAGACTCTCTTATAGTGAACCATCTACACCGTCTACTTGGACTCTGAACGTTGCCCACACAGTTGGATGGGGGTTAGATGAGGGGAGGGCAGGAAGCTCTGAGCTAGCCTTCAGGAATGAGAGATGCTCTTCTGGTCAGCTTGTCTGGCAGGGAGCACAGAGAGCTATTGTTTTCCTGGGAGATTCTGAAATGCCTGCTGCCCAGCCCGGTCCCAGAGTATGCTGAGAATGTAGCCCACTGCCAGGCTGTTCTCAACTGAGAGCCAAGTCTTCCTTTCTCATATGTCCTCTGAGCAATCTCGATTATGCTGCCAGTATAGCCCTTGGCCTTTGGCACCAGTAGGCTTAATCACAAGCAAAACGTCCCATAGAGTTCTTACTGAAGGCTGAACCCTTTGTTGGGTGCAGGGGTGAACTCATGTTTTCTGTTCCTTTAGGGCTTAGAAAGTTGGGTCAGCAGCCTCGTGGAGAATGAAGCCATGGTCTCTTTCACTACCCCTTGCCAAGAAGGAGCCTGTGTTGATGCCACATGGCAAAGCTTCATTTGTGCCTTGCTGGAGGTCACCACAGTCTTGGTACACTTGGTACACTATGTCATTGTTCTGAGTGCCCAGACACCACGAGGATGTGAGTAGCTGACCAACAGAGACCCTGAGTTCCCTGTAGGAACTGTGACTATTAGGAATCTTCTGGCAGGTCCGTCCATCTGTAGACCTCTAGCTGAGAAGCTCAGAACAGGTCAGTGGCCatgagagaaggcagaaagagtggggtctgggagggagggatgaTGGGGGTTGTGTCAGAACTGGTTTCCTCTGGCCCACTGTCACTATCACCTAGACCTTCAGTGAGCGATGGGATGATTCTGACCACATTGTCTTCAAAGTGTACCTGCTTTTTCTTGGCCAAGGAGTCAGCTGGCTCTAGAGCCAGTTCCATTAGGGTATCTTGGGCCTGCAGGACACGTGGCTTCTTGGTCCCCTTCAGGATGCTCTTCATGTGGATGAGGAATGAGCTGGGCCCCTCCTTGAAGGCCTCATGGAAAGTATAGGTTTGCTCAGTGTCCCCAGAGCCTGTGGTACTCACAATGCTGCTGGAAGGGTCCCTGTACTGCTCCGTGGGGGGCATCACCTCTGGGGCAGCCTTTTTTTTCTTCCGTTTGCTCAGCAGGAAGTAGGCCAGGCCAGTGATGATTAGCATGGAGCCTGGAAAAGATCTGGGAGGTCAAGACACTGCACAGACATGCCATGGAGGAAAACCAGAGGCGGGGCAAACCCTCTCCATCGTACCACTACTGTACCTTACTGTATAGTCATGATCAGCACCCTGATAGGTCAAGCCTTCACACACCCACACCAGACTCGGGCTGACATAATGACACGACAAGGCTAAAGGTTCAGAGAGACTTAGTGCTATGTTGGGCCAGGATACCAAACAAGGGGTCCGTCTGCTCTCTATGCCCCATGACCCCTTCATATGGAGAGCTGGTCTTGGTACTGACTACACCATTGTCCTCAGCTTCCCTCTCGGGGTGGATTATCGAGGGCAGGTATGTAATGGCTTTGCTAGATATGGATTCTATTGTGGATGTTGAGTTTGTTGGATGTCTTCTCACTCCCAGAAGTGTGACAATTCCCCCAGTTCCCACCCAATAAACTCAGGGAGGGTGAATCTCTCATGTTCAGTGGCACAGGGAATACTGCCCATCAATCATCTGGGCCAGTCTGCAGACTCTGCTACGGTCTCTTGTAAAGAGCACAGCCCATCTATGGGAAGCCAGGAACCTGACACCGCCAGTGCCCACCAGTCCCCCCAGGGTCTCTCCAGTCTGTCATTGTCAGAGGGGTAGGGCTTGTGGCTCACTCAATGTCAAGGCGAGTCCTTCTGTGACTTTCTTCAGGGGCCATGGCACATATGCTAAAGAAGAGAGCTTTGTCTCCTCCAGTTTAGTCTGGGAATCTTTCGGTCTTTCGGATGGGCTCTGGGAGGGCAGTGTATATATAAATAAGGGGGAATCAAGAGGAGGGTTGTAGAACGAAGGTCAGAGACAGAAGTACAGAGGGGAGGATGCCGGTTCTGGGGTTAGAGATTGAGCCGTCCTGCGAGGCGCTAGTGGGAGGAACAGAGAAGAAGCTGACATGTTGTCACATGTACCCTCCTGACACAGCCTAGAGCTTAGAGCTGAGTGGGTAGGTATCCAGGACATGCTGTCTGGGCTGAGGCTGAGCCACCTCATTCTTTGAAAGTGGCCAGAGAGAAGACAACCCAGGCTCCCATCAAAGGTCCAACCTCTGGATGGCTATGTACAGGAGGGTGTCGCCTCAGGATTTTCCTGCTGCTTGGTCAGCATAGTAGACATCTGACAGTCATGCTCACATACTGGGTCAGAGAGGGTCGATGGGCTGGCGGGGGCTCTGGGAGACAGAACCTGGTCCTCCTACTTAGATCACATCCGTGCAGGGCCCACATACGTCCACTAGCCCTGGTGCTCCTACCTGGTATGGTCACATGCCAGACCAGAACAGGGTGGAGGAAACAGGCCACTGACAGCAGCATGTAGGCGAGGAACTTCTGGAAGCAGCCCAGCCAGTGGGCCTTCTCCTTTGCTCTGTGTGCCAGAGACCCCGGCTGACACCTGGGGGAGGGGGTTCAGCATCATCAGGTTAGTAGAAATCATTATGTCAAAGTCCCAGCTCCACAGAAGGCCATGGGACCTGACCCTGCACCATCTGTGATCGCTGCAGTGGTTCTTGACGGAGTATCTGCAGGGGTTGGAGTCACAGAAGCCCAGGGTCCTCACAGTAGGTTCTACGGTTAGGAGGCTTGCTTGGGCCACTCAGAGGGCTCACAGGTTTTCTAAATGCTTCCCTCACCTATGCATGCCTTTAGCCATGGTTTTGACCACCAGGAAAGGAAAGATGGTGGAAGTCTTTTTGGGGGAAGTCTTTAATGTACAAGTAACAGTATACTGCAAGAACCATCATCACAAAACCACTGTGTGGACTGAACACTGTACACTGCACACTGCACGAGGAATAAACAGACAGGGATTCAGCTGCACTGTGCTTGCTATGCCTTGTCAGGCACAGGGCAGAACGGGCATGgaaaaacttcatttttttaaattgacacaCAGGAATGACCCAGGGTAAAGGCAGAGCCCTGATGCTGGGCAAATTTCTTCAGGGACACCGCCTACAGTTTTCCTTACAGGCAAAGTAAGACAATGCCTGTCTCGGACCTCTGATGCTTTCAGAGCATCACTGTCCACAGAATCTTGCCTGGTATAGCTCATTGGCGCCCTCTGGTGTCAGTCTGTGGGTGTACATGTACGTGCACACAGAAAACGGAAAGACGTGCTGAGAGGACTCAGAGACTAAAATATTCGTTCTCATTCCTGCAATATCAAGAATCCTTTGAGGTAGAATTCAGCAGAAAGGGGAGCATGCTGCCACCTAAAGGCTGAGCCTGGGAAGCAGTGATTAGCCCCCAAGGTGCTAAGGTCTGGATCTCATTGACTGGGGAACTCACTCTCTGGGCTGAGCCCTTGCTACACTGACGGCCATTTTCACACAGTGAGCATTGGCTGGGCAACAGTGGGCCTTTGTGGTCTGAATGCTGGAAGACGCAGAGCCAGTTTCTACACACAGCTCTGCTCCCTGCAAGCTGAGCCTTCTGCAGGGTCCTCAACGTGTCTTTGCAGCCTGGACGCTGGCCCAGAGACTGAATGTCCTGGGGTAGGGAAAGCTGATTTTGCCGGGGAGTCTGGGTAGGGTCAGGCCCTGACTGGATCTGACTTGCTGAGAATAGCAGATAGCAGGTGACTGAGTTGTGTTGACCAAACCAACTCTAGGCCTGGGCTTCCTGCTTCTGGAAGGAGACCCAGTCTACCATGGCCCCAGAAGCAGGGCAGCCTCAGCCATGGCCCTGCAGGTGAGGTATCTGTCTGGGGCTGGACTGGGTAGGGATGTAAAGATTACTCCTGGAGGCTACTCACTTGAAGCAGATGGCCAACAGTTGAGCCACAAAGTAGGTCCCTTCACACACAGAGATGGTGACTCCTGTAAACCTGTGAGGGGGAAAAACATGAGGAAGGCCATCCCTGTTGGTCTCCTATGGATTTATCAAGGTTGTCTGCTTATGTCTCTGAGTCCCAGATACACTGGCCAGGATCCCTGCCCCCATCTATTTGTGTCTCTATCAAACGTTCCTTCAGTGCTGCCTGGATGACAGACAGGTCTTGACTAGAGAGGCTGTAGCTAGGAGTAGAGATAAGGAAGAGGCAAGTGAGGTGGCCTGTACTTGGTATTTTAAGTGGACACTGGAAGGTGTGTTCTCTGTCTGCTGGCCCAGCCTTAAATTTGAGCACTTGGTTAtcttgtcaacctgacataagTTACCGTTATCTGGGgagagggaatctcaactgagaagaTGCCCCCACCAGACtgacctgtaggcaagtctgtggacaTTTTCTGGAccagtgattgatgtgggagggcccagcccattgtgggtggtgccactcctgggcaggtggtctgggttgtattaaaaaaaaaaaatcacaagccaCGGTGAGCCAGGTAGCAAACGACTTTCCTCCAtcgtctctgcttcagttcctgtttccAGGTTCCTTCCTGGAGTTTCTGCCGTGACATTCCTTTGTAATAGATTGTACATAGAAGTGTAAGATAAATAGACCCATTCCTCTACactttgcttttggttatggtctttatcacagcaaaagaaagcaaactaggatggTCCTGATGAAgatccccctctctctcttttatccACCCAGAGTTGCTAAGTGTCTTTCTAAAATACTTTCAGATACAATTCCATTCTCTCTGGCCTCAGGTTCTGCTCCTTGGCTTTCCTGACTCACTGGACTGCACCTCCTATTCCTCCATTATCACTACCAGGCTGCCAAGGGCTCTGGGACACACAGATCTGAAGGTGCCTACTGATCCAGAATGTCCATGCTCCAGGAATTCTAAAATCAGAATTTCCTGAGGCAGATGTGAAACCAAAGGTTTCTGTCTGACTTTTCTCAATTTTATACTCTCTCAATTTACATTAGAATCCTTGTAAGTAACATTTCAACTTTTGTTTGAAGAGCATTCCTGATCCGTACAATTGAAACTACACGCCTTTTAAATCCCTTTATGAGTACCTGTATGTAGCATGGGCCTTTGCACAAAGCTACCCTTTCTTGGaaggtctctccttccctctgttgcctggttggtgaacACTTGTTATCACAATGGCAAAGTCACTAGTCTATGAGCTTCTAAAGGATTCCCTGTATAATTAGCATGTGAGACTTGGGCCCACCCTGGGCAGGTCTTATGGAAAGTGCCCTGGGGTGAAAGGTAGTGAGAGAAGAGGCAATAGGGGGATCAGGACCATTGTCTTCTTAGCGTCGTGGGTCTGCTTCTGTCACTGATCAGCTGTGTGCATGGACATAGAGACTTGGCCTTTCTATGACTCGGTTTGTCACCTGTAAGCCAGGGGTAATCATACGGCTTCACCAATGAAAGTATTACCAATTAGATGATTAGATGTCTACAAGTCCCTTAGAGATGTGCTTAGCATGTAACTACCCTTACATAGATgcttttttcctctctgtgtgATTATAGCATTTAATTTCTCCTCAGTATTTGCCCAATTCTTATcccttaattttaaaatgataggAACATAATGATTGAAATGTGCCAATCACAATGCTAAAAGCCTTATAGAAACCAACTCTTTGGTCTTTGTAATACTTTTATAACCAGCAGATATACTAATGTCAGTTATGAATGAGGAAGCTAAGGGTCAGACCCTTGCCTAGGACTACACAGCTCATTAGTGGCAGGGGCCAGATGGGGACCATCCTCAAACTTTGGAGACTGTGAGAGTCAGAAATACTCAAAGGCATATGCTTTGCAGAAACTCTCAGAAGAGCCATTTCCTACATCCTGGGGCAGAGAGCAATTCAGACTACGTGTGTAAGTGACTCATTCAGACTTCCTGTAAGGAGTTAGTAAGTTAGGGGATGGGGGATGGCAGGACAGGGACTGGTGTTGATCTGTGAGTGTCAGAGAACAAGGTATGAGTAGAGGAGAAATTTAGTGAGTGTGAGGGGCAGGGAGACTGGGGCTGGGATGGATCCAAGAATGACTGCCTGGGCATTGAGTCCCCTCAAGACAGAGCTGCCACTGCAGGCAGAAGGTGTCCTCATTGTCTAACTTGAGGCATACTGGTGCGATACCAGTATTTGGAGAGGAGGCAGGGTCAACCTTGCTGTAGGGGCCCAGGGAGACAGTGCCTCAAGGGCATTGAGATGTACTGTGTATACTTGGGTGCTCCATGGGTACACACAGCATGAAGGCCAGGCAATAGATGTCCCAAGGTGCAGCCAAGTGTCAAGAAATAAGTTAGCAGTATAGACATGAGCTCTGAAGGTGAGCCATAGCTGGGAGGGGGCAGATGTGAGAGTTAGCAGTGTAGATATGAGCTCCGAAGGTGAGCCATAGCTGGAAGGGGGCAGATGTGAGAGTTAGCAGTGTAGACATGAGCTCTGAAGGTAGACTGTAGCTGGAGGGGCAGATGTGAAATTTCTAGGGGAGTAGGGAGCCAACATTGAGGTAGGGGGGTAGAATGGCTGTCCAGGGCAAAGGTCAGCCATTATGCATGGTAAGTTAATGAGGGGAAGAAAATGGCAGAAGATGCAGCCTGAGACCTTGTGGGCAGAAAGAAGCAGTTGAGACATTCTACTGCTGGGGCACAGATCCTTCTTCCAACATTCCTTTAGCTAGTAGTCTAGGGCAGGATCGCAGAGATTCCAAGTCATAGGCTCAGGGACCCCAACTCATTGCTTGTGACATCCCTGCAcacccatttctttttttggggggggttcttttttttcagagctggggactgaacccagggccttgcgcttcctaggtaagcgctctaccactgagctaaatccccagcccctgcacacCCATTTCTTTCATGCCAAGGTCTATTGGCACAGCTGGTGATGGAGAGGAAGAGTCAGCTTGGGAAGCAGAGTCCCATGCCTTAATGTGACACCTGTCGCTCACTAGCTTAGTGACTTAGGGTGGCTGCTTAGTCTTGAATTTGACCATTTCTACAACTAGGGCAATGAGCATACTTCTCATGATGCTAAGCTAAATGACATAATGCACATAGGACAATGAACTGTACTTTCCATGTAAAGGAActatatgtatgtttatagtGAGTGCATAGAGTTGGTGGGTAAAAGGGTAGATAGATGGTTTTGTAGGTAGGTTGGtgggataggtggatggatggatggataagggTGAGCAGGTGAATAGGCAAGTCTGGAGATGCATGAATGGGTAGGTGGACATGTTGGTGGGTGgattgatggatagatggatagatggaggaGTGATTTGATGAGGAATAGGCGCATCTGTAAATGGATGCATTTCGTAGGTAGGATGGATGGACAAGATGGACTCATGGATAGATGATGCATCTGTGAGTGTATGGAAGGATTTTGGCTGATGTATGGGATCTTCCCAAACCAGGACTTACCTTAGAAGTTTCTGTGGCTCCACCTCTGGATGGGGAGGAATTAGCATAGGAAGTGGGTTACCCT is part of the Rattus norvegicus strain BN/NHsdMcwi chromosome 4, GRCr8, whole genome shotgun sequence genome and encodes:
- the Tmem72 gene encoding transmembrane protein 72 isoform X1, with protein sequence MFQFTYVCPLRVTQGNPLPMLIPPHPEVEPQKLLRFTGVTISVCEGTYFVAQLLAICFKCQPGSLAHRAKEKAHWLGCFQKFLAYMLLSVACFLHPVLVWHVTIPGSMLIITGLAYFLLSKRKKKKAAPEVMPPTEQYRDPSSSIVSTTGSGDTEQTYTFHEAFKEGPSSFLIHMKSILKGTKKPRVLQAQDTLMELALEPADSLAKKKQVHFEDNVVRIIPSLTEGLGDSDSGPEETSSDTTPIIPPSQTPLFLPSLMATDLF
- the Tmem72 gene encoding transmembrane protein 72; this encodes MKLQVFWTGLEYTCRLLGITTAAVLIGVGTETFLRGRFKSLAFYLLFTGVTISVCEGTYFVAQLLAICFKCQPGSLAHRAKEKAHWLGCFQKFLAYMLLSVACFLHPVLVWHVTIPGSMLIITGLAYFLLSKRKKKKAAPEVMPPTEQYRDPSSSIVSTTGSGDTEQTYTFHEAFKEGPSSFLIHMKSILKGTKKPRVLQAQDTLMELALEPADSLAKKKQVHFEDNVVRIIPSLTEGLGDSDSGPEETSSDTTPIIPPSQTPLFLPSLMATDLF